The following proteins are co-located in the Bacillota bacterium genome:
- a CDS encoding transposase gives MYRKPSPQLTIDDFILPFSGKLNPENRWVQLANIIPWDEYEKEYAHMFPSDRGNVAKPVRMALGTLIIQTRCGYTDRETVQQIMENPYLQWFIGLKEFQLTRPFTPVALVKFRKRFKKERIARINERIALAEHAAKTSEKETEREDDNHHNDQQGPGLPDAEKKENETTADSVSEESKPNQGTLILDATC, from the coding sequence ATGTACCGTAAACCGAGCCCCCAGCTAACCATAGATGATTTTATCCTGCCTTTTTCGGGAAAATTGAATCCCGAAAATCGTTGGGTTCAACTAGCCAATATAATCCCTTGGGATGAATATGAAAAGGAATATGCCCACATGTTTCCGAGTGACCGTGGAAATGTTGCCAAACCGGTCCGCATGGCGTTAGGTACGTTAATCATTCAAACCCGCTGCGGCTATACTGATCGAGAAACGGTACAACAGATCATGGAGAATCCTTACCTTCAATGGTTTATTGGCCTCAAAGAGTTTCAATTAACTCGTCCTTTTACTCCGGTCGCCCTAGTGAAATTCCGCAAACGCTTTAAAAAAGAACGCATAGCTCGAATCAACGAGCGCATTGCCTTGGCTGAGCATGCGGCAAAAACCTCTGAAAAGGAAACAGAAAGAGAAGACGATAACCATCATAATGATCAACAAGGACCTGGACTTCCGGATGCGGAAAAGAAAGAGAATGAAACCACTGCAGACTCTGTCTCAGAGGAATCCAAACCGAATCAAGGAACGTTAATACTTGATGCTACCTGCA